A single window of Brachyhypopomus gauderio isolate BG-103 unplaced genomic scaffold, BGAUD_0.2 sc56, whole genome shotgun sequence DNA harbors:
- the ccdc28a gene encoding coiled-coil domain-containing protein 28A isoform X1, whose amino-acid sequence MEDRRVKRKHPRPSPSQTAAVGHNRTCTIPSTGAYSSQKARYRRVVRDKPRAQGQLSKISQPAPIVHSFLTDVSDVQEMEKGLLSLLNDFHSGKLQAFGNECSIDQMEHVREMQEKLARLHFDLYGEVDETPEDQRKLVCDTNMDKLLMNLEELSSSIQKLNLADSQDAPRTSSM is encoded by the exons ATGGAAGACAGGAGGGTTAAACGAAAACACCCAAGACCGTCGCCCAGCCAGACAGCTGCTGTTGGCCACAACAGGACATGCACAATCCCGAGCACGGGCGCGTACTCCAGTCAGAAGGCACGCTATCGCAG AGTGGTGAGGGACAAGCCAAGGGCACAGGGTCAGTTAAGTAAGATTAGCCAGCCTGCACCCATCGTGCACTCCTTCCTCACAGACGTGTCTGATGTGCAAGAGATGGAGAAAGGTCTGCTCAGCCTCCTCAATGACTTCCACTCCGGAAAACTTCAGGCCTTTG GTAACGAGTGTTCCATTGACCAGATGGAACATGTGCGAGAGATGCAGGAGAAGCTGGCACGGTTGCACTTTGACCTCTATGGAGAAGTGGATGAAACACCAGAGGACCAGCGCAAGCTTGTGTGTGACACCAACATGGACAAACTCCTGATGAAC CTGGAAGAGTTGAGTTCTTCAAT
- the ccdc28a gene encoding coiled-coil domain-containing protein 28A isoform X2 has product MEDRRVKRKHPRPSPSQTAAVGHNRTCTIPSTGAYSSQKARYRRVVRDKPRAQGQLSKISQPAPIVHSFLTDVSDVQEMEKGLLSLLNDFHSGKLQAFGNECSIDQMEHVREMQEKLARLHFDLYGEVDETPEDQRKLVCDTNMDKLLMNVKSAGCLMTGTV; this is encoded by the exons ATGGAAGACAGGAGGGTTAAACGAAAACACCCAAGACCGTCGCCCAGCCAGACAGCTGCTGTTGGCCACAACAGGACATGCACAATCCCGAGCACGGGCGCGTACTCCAGTCAGAAGGCACGCTATCGCAG AGTGGTGAGGGACAAGCCAAGGGCACAGGGTCAGTTAAGTAAGATTAGCCAGCCTGCACCCATCGTGCACTCCTTCCTCACAGACGTGTCTGATGTGCAAGAGATGGAGAAAGGTCTGCTCAGCCTCCTCAATGACTTCCACTCCGGAAAACTTCAGGCCTTTG GTAACGAGTGTTCCATTGACCAGATGGAACATGTGCGAGAGATGCAGGAGAAGCTGGCACGGTTGCACTTTGACCTCTATGGAGAAGTGGATGAAACACCAGAGGACCAGCGCAAGCTTGTGTGTGACACCAACATGGACAAACTCCTGATGAAC GTTAAGTCAGCAGGCTGTCTGATGACTGGTACAGTGTAG